The DNA region AGAAGAATAAGAGGAAAACCAATGCATAATAAAATGTTGATGATAATATATAATGAGGCTTTGGATGAAGAAGTCATGGAATTATTCCAGGGTTGCCAAGTGCAAAGCTACACCAAAGTAACCGGCGTATTCGGCAAAGGCGTACTTTCAGGCCCTCATCTTGGGAATGATATATGGCCCGGGAAAAACAATATACTTTATATAGTGAGTGATGATGAACAGTCAAAGTGTATGCTCGGCCGTGTAGCAGAACTAAGGAAGAAACTCGGGCATGAAGGTATCAAGGCCTTTGTTCTGCCGGTAGAATATACCACCTGACATTAATAACCTTCCGTTATGTTAATAATCAAAAACCTGAAACTTTCAAAGCCGTATATTTTGGCTCCTATGGCAGGGGTAAGCGATCTGCCGTTTAGGATGTTGAACCGAAAGTTTGGCTGCGAGCTGGCTTTTATTGAGATGATTAACTGCCGTTCTCTAACTCACAAGAGCAAAAAAACCAAGCACATGCTATCAAGCAGCCAGAAAGACAGGCCTCTAGGTATACAGATACTTGGAAGCGATCAAAAGTTTATAATGCGTTCATTGGACGTGCTTGCTGATTATAAATACGATCTTTTAGACTTTAATGCAGCGTGCCCGGCAAGAAAAGTCGTGCGCAGGGGCGAAGGTTCTGCCTTGTTGAAAGAACCCAAGAAATTGGAAAAGCTGCTCTCCGCTTTAGTTAAGAATTCCGATAAGCCGGTGAGCGTAAAAATAAGGATAGGGTGGGATAAGAATTCAATAAATGCTGATGAGGTAGCTTGTATTGCTGAGCAGGCCGGCGTGAGTGCGGTCTTTATACACGGCAGGACTGCTTTGCAGGGATATGACGGAGATGTAAACTATCC from Candidatus Omnitrophota bacterium includes:
- the dusB gene encoding tRNA dihydrouridine synthase DusB — translated: MLIIKNLKLSKPYILAPMAGVSDLPFRMLNRKFGCELAFIEMINCRSLTHKSKKTKHMLSSSQKDRPLGIQILGSDQKFIMRSLDVLADYKYDLLDFNAACPARKVVRRGEGSALLKEPKKLEKLLSALVKNSDKPVSVKIRIGWDKNSINADEVACIAEQAGVSAVFIHGRTALQGYDGDVNYPAILKAKLKTRIPIIGSGDVFSAELAKKMLAETGCDCVAVARGAIGNPWIFKEIDSSFGVSKIYKPPSPDEVCKVMLEHMKMCVDFYGERVGVVIFRKFFSCYTKGMRKVRLFRERFSRVKTLIEASLIIQEAFSPDQLRKSQRR